A stretch of the Candidatus Zixiibacteriota bacterium genome encodes the following:
- a CDS encoding methylmalonyl-CoA mutase gives MNADMKKIEERRKIWESEAKASSGTDRKWVTVSSAPIDPLYTPEDNGNRDFLNDVGYPGQYPYTRGVHASMYRGRMWTMRQFSGMGTPEETNQRYHMLLKAGQHGLSVAFDLPTLMGFDSDHERSLGEVGKCGVAVDSLLDMEIIFNGIDTGKISTSMTINAPANILLAMYLIVAEKKGVPFNKLRGTLQNDILKEYIAQKEWIYPPEPSIRLITDIMGFCADHVPQWNTISVSGYHIREAGATAAQELAYTLADGFTYVEAAVAAGLDVDDVAPRISYFFNAHIDFFEEIAKYRAARRIFARRMREKYGAKKEESWKIRFHTQTAGCSLTAQQPELNLVRTATEALSAILGGTQSLHTNSMDETLALPSDKAARLALRTQQVLAHETGVANTIDPLAGSYFVEALTDRIEEECMKIFDEIDEIGGVLRGIEEGYFQREIAKSAYIYQRELDKKERITVGVNDFILENEKIEIPVLLIDGAKSHDIQAKSIEKAKGMRDNDKVKRALADLTEAAAGSDNTMPHLLECVRCYATEGEMVDAMKIIYGEYIETPII, from the coding sequence ATGAATGCTGATATGAAGAAGATAGAAGAGAGAAGGAAGATTTGGGAATCGGAGGCGAAGGCGTCGTCCGGGACCGACAGAAAATGGGTTACCGTTTCTTCGGCCCCCATCGACCCCCTCTACACTCCCGAAGATAACGGCAATCGCGACTTCCTGAATGACGTCGGATATCCCGGCCAGTATCCATACACTCGCGGCGTCCACGCATCAATGTATCGCGGCAGAATGTGGACTATGAGGCAGTTCTCCGGAATGGGCACACCGGAGGAAACGAACCAACGGTACCACATGCTGCTTAAGGCTGGACAGCACGGCCTCTCGGTCGCATTCGATCTTCCGACCTTGATGGGATTCGATTCCGATCATGAACGTTCACTCGGTGAAGTCGGCAAATGCGGCGTCGCGGTCGACTCGCTGCTCGATATGGAAATCATCTTCAATGGCATCGATACCGGTAAGATTTCGACATCCATGACGATCAACGCTCCCGCAAACATCTTGCTGGCGATGTACCTTATCGTCGCAGAGAAGAAGGGAGTCCCGTTCAACAAATTGAGGGGCACCCTGCAGAACGATATTCTGAAAGAGTACATTGCTCAGAAAGAATGGATATATCCTCCTGAACCATCAATTCGACTGATTACCGACATCATGGGCTTCTGCGCCGATCACGTGCCGCAGTGGAATACGATCTCTGTGTCCGGATATCACATCAGAGAGGCTGGCGCCACAGCAGCCCAGGAACTTGCCTATACACTCGCAGACGGATTCACTTATGTCGAGGCTGCGGTGGCGGCTGGTCTCGATGTCGATGATGTCGCACCGAGGATATCATACTTCTTCAATGCACACATCGACTTCTTCGAAGAGATCGCCAAATATCGCGCAGCGCGGAGGATTTTCGCGCGACGGATGCGTGAGAAATATGGCGCAAAGAAAGAAGAGTCCTGGAAGATTCGATTCCATACTCAGACAGCCGGGTGCTCTCTCACCGCTCAGCAGCCAGAACTGAATCTGGTGCGCACAGCAACGGAAGCATTGTCGGCTATTCTTGGCGGAACGCAATCCCTGCATACGAATTCGATGGATGAGACCCTCGCGCTTCCGTCGGACAAAGCCGCTCGGCTGGCGCTCCGCACCCAACAGGTTCTCGCGCATGAGACCGGTGTCGCGAACACAATCGACCCACTCGCCGGCTCGTACTTCGTCGAAGCCCTGACTGATCGGATCGAAGAGGAATGCATGAAGATTTTCGATGAGATCGATGAGATCGGCGGCGTGCTCAGGGGCATCGAAGAGGGATATTTCCAGCGAGAAATCGCAAAGTCCGCTTATATCTATCAGCGTGAACTCGATAAGAAGGAGCGGATAACCGTCGGCGTCAACGACTTCATTCTGGAGAACGAGAAGATAGAGATTCCTGTGCTCTTGATCGACGGCGCGAAGTCACACGACATCCAGGCGAAATCGATTGAGAAAGCAAAGGGCATGCGTGATAACGACAAAGTCAAGCGCGCCCTTGCTGATCTGACAGAAGCCGCTGCCGGATCGGACAACACAATGCCACACCTTCTCGAATGTGTGCGTTGTTATGCCACCGAAGGCGAGATGGTTGATGCGATGAAGATCATCTATGGCGAATACATCGAGACACCGATTATCTAG
- a CDS encoding histone deacetylase, whose amino-acid sequence MRKVGFVYDDAFLLHASQSSHPEHPDRLNAIVASLKSGGLWDKLKHIEPHAASVDELELIHSKAYIEEVKQTSGRESDWLDPDTYVCKDSFRVASLAAGGVIDAVQEVVRGEVDSAFCAVRPPGHHAENDAARGFCLFNNIAIGAAYARSKLGVERAAILDWDVHHGNGTQSSFYSDPTVHYTSLHQYPYYPGSGAAAERGAGDGLGFTLDFPLPAGTGDDEVMAALEVFWIKEMDKFKPNLIMISAGFDGHAEDHFADWRLTDNGYIQIMRIAMRSARAHCGGKIVSVLEGGYYLPALSRCVGTHIKELLSS is encoded by the coding sequence ATGCGGAAAGTCGGCTTTGTATATGATGATGCCTTCCTGCTGCACGCTTCTCAAAGCAGCCATCCGGAACATCCTGATCGTCTCAATGCAATAGTGGCATCCCTGAAAAGCGGCGGCCTGTGGGATAAACTCAAACACATAGAGCCTCACGCGGCATCGGTTGATGAATTGGAACTCATCCATTCGAAAGCCTACATAGAAGAAGTGAAGCAGACATCAGGGCGCGAGAGCGACTGGCTCGATCCCGACACATACGTGTGCAAAGATTCATTTAGAGTAGCGTCGCTCGCAGCCGGTGGGGTGATCGATGCTGTTCAAGAAGTAGTCCGTGGTGAAGTCGATTCGGCATTTTGTGCGGTGCGCCCACCGGGACATCATGCAGAAAACGATGCCGCAAGGGGTTTCTGCCTATTCAATAACATCGCCATCGGTGCGGCATACGCTCGCAGCAAGCTCGGTGTCGAAAGAGCAGCGATACTCGATTGGGATGTTCACCACGGCAACGGCACACAGAGTAGCTTCTATTCTGATCCCACCGTCCACTATACAAGTCTGCATCAGTATCCGTATTATCCCGGATCGGGAGCTGCCGCCGAAAGGGGAGCAGGTGATGGACTCGGATTCACACTCGACTTTCCGTTGCCTGCCGGCACGGGCGATGATGAAGTTATGGCTGCTCTGGAAGTCTTCTGGATCAAAGAGATGGACAAGTTTAAGCCGAATCTCATCATGATCTCGGCAGGGTTTGACGGCCATGCAGAGGATCACTTCGCCGACTGGCGGCTGACGGACAATGGATACATCCAGATCATGCGGATTGCTATGCGGTCTGCCAGAGCACATTGCGGTGGGAAGATTGTCTCCGTTCTCGAGGGTGGCTATTATCTGCCGGCATTGAGTCGATGCGTAGGTACTCACATCAAAGAGCTCCTTTCCAGCTAG